From one Coxiella-like endosymbiont genomic stretch:
- a CDS encoding CBU_0592 family membrane protein, with translation MGYLIRFLSQEFNIIGISGVLLVLLAYCLLQMNKLNQSSITYSLLNFIGSGFILISLYFSWNLASGIIEIAWLLISLFGLTKAIYFRREIRLTNLNSG, from the coding sequence ATGGGATATCTAATTCGATTTTTATCTCAAGAATTCAACATTATCGGCATCAGTGGGGTCCTTCTGGTTTTGTTAGCTTATTGTTTATTACAAATGAATAAGCTTAATCAAAGCAGTATTACTTATTCCCTCCTAAATTTTATAGGTTCAGGATTTATTTTAATATCTTTATATTTTTCGTGGAATTTAGCTTCGGGCATCATAGAAATTGCTTGGCTTTTGATTAGTTTGTTTGGTCTAACTAAAGCAATTTATTTTCGTAGAGAGATTAGATTAACTAACCTCAACTCTGGATAA
- a CDS encoding DUF2797 domain-containing protein: MKVNIHLKKLKSIFKAPVEYYLTHESGEILLNTWLGKSISFNYAGSIYCIQCGRKTNKSFQQGFCFPCLRRLQECDLCIIHPERCRVEKEGCPIGDWAHIHCHQNHMVYIANSSGLKVGITRETQVPTRWIDQGAIQGVPILQTKNRYQAGMIEVSLKAFIADRTDWRRMLRNHIEEIDLISARDALLKEADSSLSRVINQFKEGDIQKLETTPVTRLNYPVLEYPNKIKALSFEKTPTIMGSLLGIKGQYLILDTGVINILKYGGYDVECMVL; the protein is encoded by the coding sequence ATGAAAGTTAATATTCATTTGAAAAAATTAAAAAGTATTTTTAAAGCTCCTGTTGAGTATTATTTAACTCACGAGAGCGGTGAAATTTTATTGAATACCTGGTTAGGTAAATCTATTTCATTCAACTATGCAGGATCAATTTATTGTATTCAATGCGGGCGTAAAACTAATAAAAGTTTTCAGCAAGGATTTTGTTTTCCTTGTTTGAGGAGACTGCAAGAGTGTGATCTTTGTATTATCCACCCGGAACGCTGTCGAGTAGAAAAAGAAGGGTGCCCTATTGGGGATTGGGCTCACATCCATTGTCATCAAAATCATATGGTTTATATAGCAAATTCTTCAGGTCTAAAAGTAGGCATTACTCGAGAAACGCAGGTGCCCACACGCTGGATTGATCAAGGCGCCATTCAAGGGGTGCCTATTTTACAGACGAAAAATCGTTATCAAGCAGGCATGATAGAGGTTAGCTTAAAAGCCTTCATTGCCGATCGTACGGATTGGCGGAGAATGTTAAGAAATCATATTGAAGAAATAGATTTAATCTCTGCACGAGATGCCTTGCTAAAGGAAGCCGACTCCTCTCTTTCCAGAGTGATAAACCAATTTAAAGAGGGAGATATTCAGAAACTCGAAACAACTCCGGTCACTCGATTAAATTACCCTGTTTTAGAATATCCGAATAAAATAAAAGCTCTTTCATTTGAAAAGACACCCACCATTATGGGATCCCTTTTAGGAATTAAAGGACAATATCTTATTTTAGATACTGGAGTGATTAATATACTGAAATATGGGGGTTATGATGTCGAATGTATGGTCTTATAA